A portion of the Lolium rigidum isolate FL_2022 chromosome 1, APGP_CSIRO_Lrig_0.1, whole genome shotgun sequence genome contains these proteins:
- the LOC124689464 gene encoding uncharacterized protein LOC124689464 produces the protein MLLRSASSPLLNAARAPAVAADHANLVMVPAASPAGHRQGSLCRALSETDLLASVPIPAARTSSAPAVFVEEDEDALQEDSEDEDVFRRLLLTSAGLDLDAAAAGREEAALSLLEGVGGGGGRGRACRGGRGGDGDGHDGSGAADAHYRRMIRANPGNSLPLGNYARYLKEVEGDAARAQEYCERAIVADPGDGDALALYAGLVWETSRDAQRADAYYSRAVQAAPDDCYVLGSYAGFLWDAEEEDDLNDDEQHPPVTPPFFGAAQPPSVRAAS, from the exons ATGCTGCTGCGGAGCGCCTCCTCGCCGCTGCTCAACGCGGCGCGCGCGCCGGCCGTGGCGGCAGACCACGCCAACCTCGTGATGGTGCCGGCGGCGTCGCCGGCGGGGCATCGCCAGGGGTCCCTCTGCCGCGCATTGTCCGAGACCGATCTGCTGGCTTCAGTCCCCATCCCGGCCGCAAGAACCTCATCCGCCCCCGCCGTCTtcgtcgaggaggacgaggacgcgcTGCaggaggattccgaagacgaggaCGTCTTCCGCCGGCTGCTACTGACGAGCGCGGGGCTGGAcctggacgccgccgccgcggggcggGAGGAGGCCGCGCTGTCGCTCCTCGAGGGCGTCGGGGGAGGCGGCGGGCGCGGGAGGGCGTgccgcggcgggcgcggcggcgatggcgacggacACGACGGCAGCGGCGCCGCCGACGCGCACTACCGGCGCATGATCAGGGCCAACCCGGGCAACTCGCTGCCGCTCGGGAACTACGCCAGGTACCTCAAGGAAGTCGAAGGGGATGCGGCGAGGGCGCAGGAGTACTGCGAGCGCGCCATCGTCGCCGaccccggcgacggcgacgccctCGCGCTCTACGCCGGGCTCGTCTGGGAGACCAGCCGCGACGCCCAGCGCGCCGACGCCTACTACAGCCGCGCCGTCCAGGCCGCGCCCGACGACTG CTACGTGCTGGGATCCTACGCCGGCTTCCTGTGGGAcgccgaggaggaagacgatctcAACGACGACGAACAGCACCCTCCGGTGACGCCGCCGTTCTTCGGGGCAGCTCAGCCACCCTCCGTCAGAGCGGCATCTTAG